ACAAGCATCTCCCTTTAAGATTAACGAGAAAAACAAGGATAaatctctctcttcttcctctgccTTCAACtcaattactattattaaatattaccGAAGGGAATGCTGGGAAACATGCATCGAAGAGTTTTCAACAGTAATGTGTattgtaagaaaagaaaaattattttgtatcaaattactcaaaagaaagatATTCCTCATCCTTACCCTTCATTTTCTATCAATCTAATACAACCATTAAAATGAATTACTTATTAGAACCAATAGATCAAGAGAATAAGAAGAATAAGGATgaatataaacattattaaattttagataaaaattcCCGTTGAtgacaaaacaacaaaaaatctaATGGCTGAAAGTGTCGGCCCTTGCACCAGTTAGTAATGGGATCTTCCCAATGGAACTACTGAAAACACTTATAAATGAAGGATCTTATTAGATAGTAATAACtaggaaatataataaaacgAAATCGCCAAATATACATTAGAACTTACCAAATACCTTGATTTATAAGCTACATACAATCAGTTATCACTTTGCTAAGAATTGGCTATGTTAACGTAACCTAATGAGGGTGCAGGTGACTACTATCGAATATACTTGGTCGTGTATTAGTTCTTCTGAATCAATTTCTCATCTTGGTTTCAACAGAATCGCAAGTACTCCCGTGATTAGTAAGGGACAGcacataaaattatttctttcagTCCCATTTATACAGAGTAGATTACCTTTTTTATGGATATATTAGAGGCATAAGTACTTGGGAGAAGGAGTGTAAGATAATGTAGTGGAGAATTGAAACTCTGGATAACATCGTCACAACCCAGCCTTAGAAACTTGAGGCTGGTAGTAGTTGAACTATATATACTTATATGCACTATTTTTAATAACGCCATGGAAAAAAGAATACATATCACATCTTGTACTTACAGAAAGAAGATTAAGACCCGCTGCATCAAGATTTGGAACCACAGTTGCTAAATCctgaaaagtaaaagataagGTTCAATTATTACTGTATGAAGAACAAAGCATTTAATCCAGGTTAAAGAGAGTCATAATTACCTTAGGTGGCCATTTGGGAAATGTTGATTTAAAATCCGGTAATGCAGTAACTCCAGGCCATGTTTCTTCATTTGGCGTGCCCAATATTCTTTCACATAAGAAACAATAAGTAAACACATATTagtacacacacacacacacatatatattggACTATGTTTGccattttttaaatctattaacAGGTTATGATAGTTATGATAGTACCGTTAAAGGtatcaatttcaaaacataCTTAATTTGCTCCATagctaaattaaaaaaagtacaCAGATTAAAAATTCCTTGGTTATCCTTTTAggataaacattaaataaaaatggcaGACTTATACGGGTATCTCAAATTTCTAATATTTCCTCAAACGCTTCCCTCAACTGAAGGAACCAAAATCAAAACAGGAAAGGTCTCTCTTTTTCTCCATCTCCATTACCTTACCAAaagaagaatttgaatatattgagattatacaaatttaacaaaattgcCAATTTTACATCAGTTCAAATGTAATAATCATAATCActcttatcaataaaaaattgctTTTATGTAACTTCTTtctcaaaaagaaattaagaaaagttGGTCATCcataatatttgaaacaaaatgcTTCCATATAAGGAAAactatcaattttgtttttcacagTTTCTTGTACAAACGTTGAAAGCaaaaaacaagtgaaaacaaaatgatagttttgtatttagttgtaaaatagaaaatgacaaTTGTCTTAGGTCTATGGAGGAGGAGATTCATTGGAGAAATACAACATCAATGATAATTGAGCCAAACCACACATAAAGGATTAACACCACTctttacccaaaaccttaagacaatgggTTAATGACCTTTATATGCTGCtccactttctcatttctatccaatgtcgAACttggactcacacttggattctcAACAATTCTCCCCCTCAAGGGTGAGTCCCTCCCACATTGGTACACTCTTCCTCCAACAAAAACATTTGAGTACCTCTTTTCGTATTGTTGTTCATCTTAATGAGACTCTTTGCCAGGAAAACTTTTGATACAGGGACCATTGTACTTATCTAAGCCTAACTTGGCTCTAATACCACTTGTTGAGTCTATGGGAGAGGAGTTTCACTGGAGAGATGCGACATCAATGAGAATTGAGTCAAACCATAGAGGGGTTTGACACCATTCCctatccaaaaccttaaaacaATGGGTTAATGAGTCTTATATGCTGCtccactttctcatttctacccAATGTGGAACTTGGACTCACTTAGATTCTCAACAAATTGTGCATGTTTCCTTAAACCAAACAAACCCTTAGGATCTGTTACTCTCACCTATACTGAAGTTATCATTTTATCTTAAggataatttaattaattactgaATATGCAGAATTGAGTCTTCCCAGATTAACCACAGATCCTTGTTACAATTCAACATCAACTTTGCCAAGTTTTTTCCCACTCTTTTCACCAATTGGTCTATCCTGGGTGCCTTATGTTTGGTCTGTTAGACCCAAGCATTTGCAGCATCATATATTTGCATGGTTTATGACCCCTAAAGTCAGTATAGAAAACCAACGGTACTTCATAATAAAACTCGGATAACAGTATTTTCACGTTTATCTACATTAAATACTTGGCCAGcttttccttttaattaaaaaagaaataaatgaatagaatTTAAAGAAACCATTAACAAGAACATAATGCAGATTAGgaattaacattatattattatatgtcaCTAAGTACAAGGCACCATACTACCATACTATCCTTTATCCCTCCATTACAAGTTGCTGACAATTCAAATCTAGCATTGCAATACAAGCAAGCTGCAAAAGAATGTCATGGAAATGTGAAGAAATTGTAAACTACCCGCAGCCAAATGGAGACCAGACAAATATATTAGTAAAAGTTCTTACGTTATCAATATGGTTATAACTACGGACACAGATGATATCTTTATAATTATAGATGTCAAGATCATATCTTTATAATTACAGATATCAAAATCATATCTATATAATTACAGCTATCAAGaacatatttgtattattaGTAACATTAACTATCTATTTATTCTTAAGTTTATTATTAGAAGAAATCAAATTTTCTGtatttattcaattgatttcGTTTTCTCagtataaataaatcaataatgtTGTAATAGAAAAACATGGTTTTAGCTCAAAGCTTCCTTTTTTCTTATagtttaacatatatatatatatatatatatatatatatatatatatatatatatatatatatatatatataatcatttatgTAAGAATCTTGTGTTGGTTATCCCTNNNNNNNNNNNNNNNNNNNNNNNNNNNNNNNNNNNNNNNNNNNNNNNNNNNNNNNNNNNNNNNNNNNNNNNNNNNNNNNNNNNNNNNNNNNNNNNNNNNNNNNNNNNNNNNNNNNNNNNNNNNNNNNNNNNNNNNNNNNNNNNNNNNNNNNNNNNNNNNNNNNNNNNNNNNNNNNNNNNNNNNNNNNNNNNNNNNNNNNNNNNNNNNNNNNNNNNNNNNNNNNNNNNNNNNNNNNNNNNNNNNNNNNNNNNNNNNNNNNNNNNNNNNNNNNNNNNNNNNNNNNNNNNNNNNNNNNNNNNNNNNNNNNNNNACATCATTAGGACTACTTTCAAAGGGAGTTTTTGATTTCCAAAATTGAAATCTGTAGATTTTACAGCATAATGATAAAAATGTCTTTAGTTTAGAACATGATCAGTGATAATTCCTACCtacaatgttttcaatttttgttagtCTTTACTTCTATGTTTTGTTTAAAACACCTGTTACTTTTTATGGCTAGTTATGAATGTTGTTAAATTTGAATAACTTTTTGTTATTTGAGAATTCATGGGcagataatatatattatgagctaataaaaatttgaaatagaaattgTCCACTATAAGCTATCATACCAGCTTTTTGCGAGTGGGTCGCTATGCACAGCTATCCAAAACATTGACTCAAACCTGGTCAAAGGTCTCAAAAACAAGGTTGTAGAAATCAAGTTTTTATGTCAACTAGTGAAGGCTTCGTAAACTCAAATTGTATACTTGTTAGAGCCTacttaatatgaaaattattaaaataacaataaaatttaaatattattctataaatagctttttaaattttttacacctattatatttttttagttgctCATATTATCTATATTATGTTTTGATAGGAAACAAGGTATCAAAGAAGAGAAATAGCTAGGCCGGTACAGGTATGTATCACTGATAAGAAGTTCCTGTGTAAAATGGAATTACAGAAATCAAACAGAGGAACAGTAATTGACTATGGATTTTAAACATGAAATAGAAATAAAGCatgtaaaaacaacaaacaccTAGATGATGACAAGCCAACCTCTACTAAAATATTTCCACCCTAAACCTCAGAATAATTCCCCCTTTCATTTGGGTACCATCCCTCCTTATACccattttctctttcccttttgGCCCCACTGCCCTATTCCCATATCACCCTCCCCACTCTCTTAGGTGTCACGTAGTCATTCTGTTATTTTCCCTCTTTTGCAAACCTGACTTATATGCCTAACATGATTTGaataattctttatatttttaatattattataatttttttattattctttagttgattatattatatactaTGTTTTACATAAACGAAAAAGACCATAGGACACAAACTCCCCTAGAATCTAAATAGAAAGAAGGGTGGAAAACTAATATGACCCAACCCACTAATCTCTAGCTTATGACACCCCTTATCTATAAAAAGTGCAATAGAAGCAAATGGGATTGTGGTGAGGTTGCTGAGGCTGTCCAGACCAAAACAGAGGAAAATGTTGAGAAAAAAACACCAGCCGATATCTGGTCATGTAATAGAAGCATAATTGAAGTTGGTACGTCAACACCAAAAACAGACAGAAGCTTACAAGAGAGAAACACTGAACCAAAAAATTGTGCCCTAGGTGTATTCTACATAAACTGTGaccaaaaaataaacaaatctgGTGTCATTTCCAGTTTTTACCTAATATCCAACTGAGCTCACTGAATCAACTCTAAACCATagtaattaaatatcaaaaagagACATGACATCCTTTTTTTGTTACCTTTTACTAGTTTATTTATAGATTGTAGAATTTTGTGAGGGGGTGGAGCTTTAAGATtcagagaaagaaaagataaatggAATCAAACAGGCAGAAGGGAAAGACTGATACTGCACAATAAATGTGTTAGATAATTCAATAAGTATCAAAAGTGAAGACTGACTTTTCAAGGACACTAGTCAAACTGTCACCAACACAtcaaaaaacatttaaatttcacGTATAAACAAGAATATGTATGAGTGTGTGTGCATATGTATGCATGAGTAAACTTACCCCTTCTCCAAATAGATGTACCAAAGAGTATTAAGATTCTTCAACCAAATCCagtataaatacttaaaaatatgcCAGTTTAAAACGTCTAGAGACAAATTTAAGGTTGCTAGATAATCAcctgaatattttaaataattcatcaaTCTCAGAGTCCCCAGGGAATAGAGGTCGTCGGTTTACCATCTCTGCAAATATACATCCCACTGACCAAACATCAACTGGGGTAGAATAATGACGAGACCCAAGCAATATTTCTGGAGCTCTGTACCATAATGTCACCACCTACAAACAATTACCAACGACAATAGATACAGATATGGATATGggaataaatatgatttattctAAAGCTCATCAAACCAACTACTACTATAATACCTTTCCACAAAATTGATTCATACACATAATCTTCTATTAAAtaactttacttttttaattaaaaaaataaataaccacATTAGTTTTCAATCAACAAAAGTTTAGGGGAAGGATCGAGGCATAACACAACCATTGGTTGGAATCAAGCTGAGGCCTTTCAGCTGAAGCAGTTTGATCTACCCATTGAGAAATCACTCAACtgaatgaataattataaaatgtggCCAGTATATTCAAAGTGTAAACAAAAATCAGAGAGCAATCACGCTAGCATTCTTGATTACTGATTACAGTGGAACTTATTATATGTATAAGttcaatatatgaaaatttcaattaacaTACAGTGAAAAGAAACATTCTATGAATACCAACTTAGTGGATTATTTGAAAGTGACAAATGATCTTTCAGGATTGCAAAAATGCTGCCGTTGACCAATGATCTTTCAGCATTCTCAAAGATAAGCAATTTACCAAAcgctaaatttaaaaaattaggagGAAAATTCAATTTGTAGAGAACCATCCCAAGGTTAAATTCAAGAAAGGTCTCAAAGAACCATTCAATTAGCAAATAAATTAAGAGGAACATGCACAACAACAGTCTTATTCCCACTAAATAGGGTCAAGACATGGATTACTGACCACCAGTGTACACGACCTTGCATAATATATAGTGGACACACAAAATCAACCCTAGGGCAGCAACAAAGGCTGAAATATGGTTTTTAGCACAAGAGAAGAAATATCAAACTACAAAATATAGTCTTCAAGATAAGTCATGTAGCTTCAGCATGACAAGGAAATAAGATTTCCAACAACATTCGGAGTTCCAAAAGATGCGACTTTAGAACACAACATAAGGGCATATCATTTTCTCACGCAAAAAcccattatttaatttttgtatttgcatGGCTGACAAGAAGCACTTATAAGGTAGCACACAAACCTCATGAGTAAATGTCCTGACAGGAATGCCAAATGCCCTAGCCAATCCAAAATCTGCAAGTTTTAAGGAATTTGTACGACGATCTATCAACAAATTCTGTGGTTTCAAGTCTCGATGAAGAACTCTGTGTGAATGGCAGTAAGCAATGCCACAGAGAATTTGATAGAGGAACATCTACAGAAAGGATCATTAAAGAATTCAAATTCCAAATCCAAATTGGTATTTTCACCAAAATTAGTATCTCCTTATAGAATCCGTGACTAAATAGATTGTgcattattgatttaagttgggAACATTTAATCATAATCTAACCTACAAAGAACGAGAAGGTAAGGTAATGGGAACATCATACATAACAtcttaactaaataaataatcacaCTCGGATAGTAGGCTGGCTGTCAAACAGACAATAAAGAAGCCAAAACCAATGAAATACATGATAGCTGCATCTCAGTGCAGAATCTTAATTTCCAAGCAGAATTAACCTGAACCAACACAGTGAAGCTCACTGTTAACCAACTACTctataatattcaaattttgagCAACTAGTTAGCAAACTGTGGACAGGTCCAACCAAAATCCTAAAGGAAAATCTTGATCAACGGATGATTCATTTTCTGAAATAGGAAGCTTTGAAGAACAACATCGTACCAATCAAGTAATGAAAGATAATCTACAAAAACCATGAGACTCACAGTATGTTTATACATGTATTTGATTTCACAAGCTCAAATTAAGTAGCTAACCACAAGGTTATTGATCATCAATAATTCTCATATTGTCTTCATTTGATTTAAGGAAGAACAAGACAATATGTGCTTGCCAGATTAGAACCCTTGCCCACTCTCACGATTATAACTCGGGttaccaaaattaaagaaaaccaCATGTGCCACTCACTTTTACTTGCCGTGGATCTTTCACAAACTCTGGAGATGAATCCATGTGTTTCTTTAGATCCAAGTCCAGATACTCGAAAACCAGATACAAACGCTTCTCACTGTGCACTACATCCTGCAACCTATCATCCACGCAACCACAAAGCACAACTCAATAACGAATTGACTTAGAGGAAGAATGAGATTAAGAATAGAACATATCAAAGCGACATTAACAGAGACGTTTTCAAAGCTG
Above is a genomic segment from Vigna radiata var. radiata cultivar VC1973A chromosome 10, Vradiata_ver6, whole genome shotgun sequence containing:
- the LOC106776064 gene encoding cell division control protein 2 homolog isoform X1 → MEQYEKVEKIGEGTYGVVYKARDRVTNETIALKKIRLEQEDEGVPSTAIREISLLKEMQHRNIVRLQDVVHSEKRLYLVFEYLDLDLKKHMDSSPEFVKDPRQVKMFLYQILCGIAYCHSHRVLHRDLKPQNLLIDRRTNSLKLADFGLARAFGIPVRTFTHEVVTLWYRAPEILLGSRHYSTPVDVWSVGCIFAEMVNRRPLFPGDSEIDELFKIFRILGTPNEETWPGVTALPDFKSTFPKWPPKDLATVVPNLDAAGLNLLSSMLCLDPSKRITARIAVEHEYFKDIKFVP
- the LOC106776064 gene encoding cell division control protein 2 homolog 1 isoform X2: MEQYEKVEKIGEGTYGVVYKARDRVTNETIALKKIRLEQEDEGVPSTAIREISLLKEMQHRNIVRLQDVVHSEKRLYLVFEYLDLDLKKHMDSSPEFVKDPRQVKMFLYQILCGIAYCHSHRVLHRDLKPQNLLIDRRTNSLKLADFGLARAFGIPVRTFTHEVVTLWYRAPEILLGSRHYSTPVDVWSVGCIFAEMVNRRPLFPGDSEIDELFKIFRFESMFWIAVHSDPLAKSCLLVLQC